A single Vulpes lagopus strain Blue_001 chromosome 3, ASM1834538v1, whole genome shotgun sequence DNA region contains:
- the SBK1 gene encoding serine/threonine-protein kinase SBK1, whose product MSVGCPEPEPPRSLPCCGPGTAPGLGAGVPLLTEDMQALTLRTLAASDVTKHYELVRELGKGTYGKVDLVAYKGTGTKMALKFVNKNKTKLKNFLREVSITNSLSSSPFIIKVFDVVFETEDCYVFAQEYAPAGDLFDIIPPQVGLPEDTVKRCVQQLGLALDFMHGRQLVHRDIKPENVLLFDRECRRVKLADFGMTRRVGCRVKRVSGTIPYTAPEVCQAGRADGFAVDTGVDVWAFGVLIFCVLTGNFPWEAASGADAFFEEFVRWQRGRLPGLPSQWRRFTEPALRMFQRLLALEPERRGPAKEVFRFLKHELTSELRRRPSHRARKPAGDRPPAGPLRLEAPGPLKRTVLTESGSGSRPAAPAVGPAPAPVPVPVPVPVPVPVPVPVPEAGLAPPGPPGRTDGRADKSKGQVVLATAIEICV is encoded by the exons ATGAGCGTGGGCTGCCCAGAGCCCGAGCCACCCCGCTCCCTGCCCTGCTGTGGGCCAGGGACTGCCCCTGGGCTGGGTGCAGGCGTGCCCCTCCTCACTGAAGACATGCAGGCACTGACCCTCCGCACACTAGCAGCTAGCGATGTCACCAAGCACTACGAGCTCGTCCGGGAGCTAGGCAAGGGCACTTATGGGAAGGTCGACTTGGTGGCCTATAAGGGCACAG GCACGAAAATGGCACTGAAGTTTGTGAACAAGAACAAGACCAAGCTGAAGAACTTCCTGCGGGAGGTGAGCATCACCAAcagcctctcctccagccccttcATCATCAAGGTCTTTGACGTGGTTTTTGAGACGGAGGACTGCTATGTCTTTGCCCAAGAGTATGCGCCTGCCGGGGACCTGTTTGACATCATTCCTCCTCAG GTGGGGCTCCCCGAGGACACGGTGAAGCGCTGCGTGCAGCAGCTGGGCCTGGCGCTGGACTTCATGCACGGGCGGCAGCTGGTGCACCGCGACATCAAGCCCGAGAACGTGCTGCTGTTCGACCGCGAGTGCCGCCGCGTGAAGCTGGCCGACTTCGGCATGACGCGCCGCGTGGGCTGCCGCGTGAAGCGGGTCAGCGGCACCATCCCCTACACGGCGCCCGAGGTGTGCCAGGCGGGCCGCGCCGACGGCTTCGCGGTGGACACCGGCGTGGACGTGTGGGCCTTCGGCGTGCTCATCTTCTGCGTGCTCACCGGCAACTTCCCGTGGGAGGCGGCGTCGGGCGCGGACGCCTTCTTCGAGGAGTTCGTGCGCTGGCAGCGGGGCCGCCTGCCGGGGCTGCCGTCGCAGTGGCGCCGCTTCACCGAGCCCGCGCTGCGCATGTTCCAGCGCCTGCTGGCCCTGGAGCCCGAGCGCCGCGGCCCGGCCAAGGAGGTGTTCCGCTTCCTCAAGCACGAGCTCACGTCCGAGCTGCGGCGCCGGCCCTCGCACCGCGCGCGCAAGCCCGCCGGGGAccgcccgcccgccgggccgCTGCGCCTCGAGGCTCCCGGGCCGCTCAAGCGGACGGTGCTGACCGAGAGCGGCAGCGGCtcccggcccgcggcccccgccgtggggcccgcgcccgcgccggTGCCGGTGCCCGTGCCGGTGCCCGTGCCCGTGCCGGTGCCCGTGCCCGTGCCCGAGGCCGGCCTggcgcccccggggccccccggcAGGACGGACGGCCGCGCGGACAAGAGCAAAGGGCAGGTGGTGCTGGCCACGGCCATCGAGATCTGCGTCtga